One part of the Olleya sp. YS genome encodes these proteins:
- a CDS encoding Omp28-related outer membrane protein, whose product MKIKNILKELVLVTFVVFAFSCSKSEDEPSGGGPIDPGGVETAITIENVGSKVFSNSNVAIWVINNNGVDVTADATIYVNDTAIASNLYTFTSTGSYSIRAVKGTLESPTVTVEAILPTHTTKIMIEDYTGGWCGYCPRLATALENAVNQDPNVIPVAIHNGDEMTFTYDAQLRSTFGINGWPSGKVNRTITWNESYNELNSELSARQKMGLAINSSLSGNTITAEVKVHYDIDENNSQRLVVYLLENGLVYPQTNYYNGDPSSPWFQQGNPIQNFVHDHTARAVFTDVMGNVIPSDQTKSDNTYTANLTMDLPSNVQNTDNLELVAFVVGSNNQVQNAQKANLGENKDFD is encoded by the coding sequence ATGAAAATCAAAAACATTTTAAAAGAATTAGTATTAGTAACCTTTGTGGTTTTTGCTTTCTCTTGTAGTAAGTCAGAAGACGAACCATCAGGAGGTGGTCCAATAGATCCAGGCGGAGTAGAAACAGCCATTACAATCGAAAATGTTGGCAGTAAGGTTTTTTCAAACTCAAATGTTGCAATATGGGTAATAAATAATAATGGTGTTGATGTTACAGCAGATGCAACTATCTATGTCAATGATACAGCTATTGCTTCTAATCTGTACACATTTACTTCTACAGGTAGTTACTCTATTCGTGCTGTTAAAGGAACTTTAGAGTCGCCTACTGTAACGGTAGAGGCTATCCTACCAACGCATACTACTAAAATAATGATTGAAGATTATACAGGAGGATGGTGTGGATATTGTCCAAGACTAGCTACTGCTTTAGAGAATGCTGTCAATCAAGATCCGAATGTTATTCCTGTTGCGATTCACAATGGTGATGAGATGACATTTACTTATGATGCTCAATTAAGAAGTACTTTTGGTATTAACGGTTGGCCAAGTGGAAAAGTTAATAGAACAATTACTTGGAACGAATCGTATAATGAATTAAATAGTGAACTATCTGCAAGACAGAAAATGGGATTAGCAATCAATTCGTCATTATCTGGTAACACAATTACTGCAGAGGTTAAAGTACATTACGATATTGATGAGAATAACTCACAACGTTTGGTAGTGTATTTATTGGAGAATGGATTAGTTTATCCACAAACTAATTACTATAATGGAGACCCATCTAGCCCATGGTTTCAGCAAGGTAATCCAATACAAAACTTTGTGCATGACCATACTGCTAGAGCTGTATTTACAGATGTTATGGGTAACGTAATACCTTCAGATCAAACAAAATCTGATAATACGTATACTGCTAACCTAACAATGGATTTACCATCAAACGTTCAAAATACAGACAATTTAGAACTTGTCGCTTTTGTTGTTGGATCAAATAATCAAGTTCAAAATGCTCAAAAAGCTAACTTAGGAGAGAATAAAGATTTTGACTAA
- a CDS encoding T9SS type A sorting domain-containing protein has product MKTKYLILAFLFISVVVNSQDKKLQQLDQSHIDTSILIPTSTIFNIEDFQDNTNSVYSFKQAYNLLSQNDFKHRLDNPITIDAKASLNHQEIPIAILHADYQTIVPEAFTDGRIILDDHQNLINVSGSNSVYKKSTISISAPLTANHKGLTNQFIIREHDIYNTTNQVISKIEIDFDDTLGFRAVNINTPITVSYTEAGHKQLKTRITLFNQEVFKSKSTLNINYSAEDINANFNRAVMTFNSTIAPNLTPYGVANDIGTGEYDVFLSSDNILDKPIFVIDGFDPGDTRDVLSIYDLLNFDDNGTLLNLGDQMRTEGFDIVVLNFPVYTRVSDNVVVDGGADFIERNAMLLVELITMINAQKIGTEQNVIIGPSMGGLISRYALNYMENQNLDHDTRLWISFDSPHQGANVPIGFQHLFNYMAFGLDLGGFGGDQSIVAVQPLINDLLKSAAARQMLTDHFEPHLASGSNVDFDTALTLPIAHPYHDLFFNGLNGLTTSGYPENVRKVSMINGSGINARYPDKLNNPVLPDRQVLDVTIPDVAFQTDATFRSRFTPYAGNTNQISYLFIDAPFFCFCDLTASANGEAFSYTDGIDAASGGLFDLGALSGGFGTDPLINTFFNALQIDYFNFIPSVSSMALEITNNEVDWFHTPTNLMTARAVNDLTPFDNWYMPDANEPHVTLTPLNVAFAISEIIPSTLSTNTIESNTISITKNPVKTYIGINSDVTITDATLKITDATGKMVYNTTKTLDNNTQLPIQLASGLYILSIEANNDALTQFKIVVE; this is encoded by the coding sequence ATGAAAACCAAGTACTTAATACTAGCCTTCTTGTTTATTTCTGTTGTGGTTAATTCTCAGGATAAAAAGCTTCAACAATTAGATCAGTCGCATATTGACACTTCTATTCTAATTCCTACATCTACAATTTTCAACATTGAAGATTTTCAAGATAATACCAACAGTGTTTATTCTTTCAAACAAGCTTATAACCTACTAAGTCAAAACGATTTTAAACATAGATTAGACAACCCTATTACTATTGATGCTAAAGCGTCTTTGAATCATCAAGAAATTCCCATTGCAATATTGCATGCAGACTACCAAACTATTGTTCCTGAAGCGTTTACAGATGGTCGAATAATTCTAGATGACCATCAAAACCTAATTAATGTTAGTGGCTCTAATTCTGTATACAAAAAAAGCACAATATCTATTAGCGCACCATTAACTGCAAATCATAAAGGATTAACCAACCAATTTATTATTAGAGAGCATGACATTTACAATACTACAAATCAGGTTATTTCTAAAATTGAAATAGATTTTGATGACACTCTTGGATTTAGAGCAGTAAACATCAATACACCAATAACTGTGTCTTATACAGAAGCTGGACATAAACAATTAAAAACTAGAATAACATTGTTCAATCAAGAGGTTTTTAAAAGTAAGTCAACACTAAATATAAATTATTCTGCAGAAGATATAAACGCTAATTTTAACAGAGCTGTAATGACGTTTAACTCTACTATCGCACCAAATTTAACACCTTACGGAGTTGCTAACGATATTGGAACTGGAGAATATGATGTCTTTTTAAGCAGCGATAACATATTAGATAAACCCATTTTTGTAATTGATGGTTTTGATCCTGGAGACACTAGAGACGTGTTAAGCATTTACGACTTACTAAATTTTGACGATAACGGAACTCTCTTAAATCTTGGTGACCAAATGAGAACAGAAGGTTTTGATATTGTAGTTTTAAATTTTCCAGTCTATACTAGAGTGTCAGATAATGTTGTAGTAGATGGAGGTGCAGATTTTATTGAACGAAACGCTATGCTTTTAGTGGAGTTAATCACCATGATTAACGCTCAAAAAATCGGTACAGAACAAAATGTAATTATTGGACCTAGTATGGGAGGATTAATTTCTAGATATGCATTAAATTATATGGAAAATCAAAACTTAGACCATGACACACGCTTGTGGATTAGTTTTGACTCACCACATCAAGGTGCCAATGTACCTATAGGGTTCCAACATTTATTTAACTATATGGCTTTTGGTTTAGACTTAGGTGGATTTGGTGGAGACCAAAGTATTGTGGCTGTGCAGCCATTAATTAATGATTTATTAAAATCTGCAGCAGCAAGACAAATGCTAACCGATCATTTTGAACCGCATTTAGCAAGTGGTAGCAACGTCGATTTTGATACTGCACTTACCTTACCTATTGCACATCCTTATCACGATTTGTTTTTTAACGGTTTAAACGGATTGACCACTTCTGGATACCCAGAAAATGTTAGAAAGGTAAGCATGATTAACGGTAGCGGAATTAACGCCAGATATCCAGATAAACTTAATAATCCGGTGTTACCAGACAGACAAGTACTTGATGTAACTATACCAGATGTCGCATTTCAGACAGATGCTACATTTAGATCCAGATTTACACCTTATGCTGGAAACACTAATCAGATCAGCTATTTATTTATTGATGCTCCATTTTTTTGTTTCTGTGATTTAACTGCAAGTGCCAATGGTGAAGCGTTTAGCTATACAGATGGTATTGATGCAGCTTCTGGAGGTTTATTTGATCTTGGAGCGCTGTCTGGAGGATTTGGAACAGATCCACTAATTAACACCTTTTTTAACGCGTTACAAATAGACTATTTTAATTTTATTCCTAGTGTAAGCAGTATGGCGTTAGAGATTACTAATAATGAAGTAGATTGGTTTCATACACCTACTAATTTAATGACTGCTAGAGCTGTAAACGACCTAACACCTTTTGATAATTGGTACATGCCAGATGCTAATGAGCCACACGTAACATTAACACCTCTAAATGTTGCATTTGCCATTAGCGAAATAATACCATCTACATTAAGTACAAATACTATTGAAAGTAACACGATAAGCATTACAAAAAATCCAGTTAAAACCTATATAGGTATTAACAGTGATGTCACTATAACTGATGCAACATTAAAAATAACTGATGCTACAGGTAAGATGGTTTATAACACTACTAAGACTTTAGATAACAATACACAATTACCAATACAATTAGCCAGTGGATTATATATTTTATCCATTGAAGCTAACAATGATGCACTAACCCAATTTAAAATTGTAGTCGAATAG
- a CDS encoding DUF6029 family protein, with translation MKKIAIFIVLILPIISLAQDTDNDDSSIVKDFLNNLSGSLETNAQWYVNDSELGEFEDPLAEFDLKNEHVRVNSYLRLDYSFLDNFTVGLQAESYEPLPLINYYPEYNDTRIATYYANFRNKTLDITAGYFYEQFGNGLLLRAFEERQLGLNTALRGGRIKYTPTNYLNVTGLYGQQRVGFDVSESDIFGFDTNLDLKQVLNINSLSSLNLGLSYVGKKEDFTPPVDEFDPNNTFDTTDFPEMINSYSFRLDADFGNVYFKSEYALKGEDVAFIPPALPGNGVIEGKYFTGNALLFSLGYTKKGLGVISTFRRMENMLFTAERNAMDIGSLEFQFNMQNLNYLPTLTKQQDYALANIYIYNAQPGLFLQNFGGQAGEIGNTLDVFYKFKKGTALGGEYGTKVTANFAYWALLDAEFNQSESTYTTEFLKFGNRLNRDFNFEIRKKHSKNWSSIFTYINSIVDKGVALGGSLGVDGDIKSQVVIADVTHKLGNGKSVRVEGQHLWTKQDRKNWVGGTVEFIANRNLAFYVTDIYDYGNDNEFSTETKAHYYNVGGSFTKGATRIALNYGRQRGGLLCVGGVCRIVPENTGLTLNLSTAF, from the coding sequence ATGAAAAAAATTGCAATTTTTATTGTGCTAATACTCCCTATAATAAGTTTAGCGCAAGACACAGATAATGACGATTCATCCATAGTAAAAGACTTTTTAAACAATCTATCTGGCAGCCTCGAAACCAATGCACAATGGTACGTCAATGACTCTGAGTTAGGAGAATTTGAGGACCCTCTAGCCGAATTTGATTTAAAAAATGAACACGTTAGAGTCAATAGTTATTTACGTTTAGATTATAGTTTTTTAGATAATTTTACCGTAGGTCTACAGGCCGAAAGTTATGAACCGCTTCCACTAATTAACTACTACCCAGAATATAATGATACTAGAATTGCAACTTACTATGCCAATTTTAGAAATAAAACATTAGATATCACAGCAGGTTATTTCTATGAGCAATTTGGTAATGGCTTATTATTACGTGCTTTTGAAGAAAGACAATTAGGATTAAATACAGCGTTAAGAGGTGGACGTATTAAATACACACCGACTAATTATTTAAACGTCACTGGTCTATACGGACAACAACGTGTTGGTTTTGATGTATCCGAAAGCGATATTTTTGGATTTGACACTAACTTAGATTTAAAACAAGTTTTAAATATTAATAGTCTAAGTAGTCTTAATCTTGGATTAAGCTATGTTGGTAAAAAAGAAGATTTTACTCCACCAGTAGATGAGTTTGATCCTAATAACACCTTTGATACGACAGATTTTCCAGAAATGATTAACTCCTATTCGTTTAGGTTAGATGCAGATTTTGGGAATGTATATTTTAAATCAGAATATGCTTTAAAAGGTGAAGATGTTGCTTTTATACCTCCTGCACTACCTGGAAATGGTGTTATTGAGGGTAAATATTTTACAGGAAACGCACTATTATTCTCTTTAGGATATACCAAAAAAGGATTAGGTGTTATTTCTACATTTAGACGTATGGAAAATATGTTATTTACCGCAGAACGTAATGCAATGGATATTGGATCATTAGAGTTTCAGTTTAACATGCAAAACCTAAATTATCTACCAACATTGACTAAACAACAAGATTATGCATTAGCAAATATTTATATCTACAATGCACAACCTGGACTGTTTTTACAAAATTTTGGTGGTCAAGCTGGTGAAATTGGTAATACTTTAGATGTCTTTTATAAATTTAAAAAAGGAACTGCTTTAGGTGGTGAATACGGAACAAAAGTAACAGCAAATTTTGCATATTGGGCACTTTTAGATGCAGAATTTAATCAATCTGAATCTACTTATACAACTGAATTTTTAAAATTTGGAAATCGATTAAATAGAGATTTTAACTTTGAAATTAGAAAAAAGCATTCTAAAAACTGGTCATCTATATTTACTTATATAAATAGTATTGTAGATAAAGGTGTCGCATTAGGTGGTTCTTTAGGTGTTGATGGAGATATAAAATCTCAAGTTGTAATTGCTGATGTGACCCACAAATTAGGCAACGGTAAGTCTGTTAGAGTTGAAGGGCAACACCTATGGACTAAGCAAGATAGAAAAAACTGGGTAGGTGGAACTGTAGAGTTTATTGCTAACAGGAACTTAGCGTTTTACGTAACTGACATCTATGATTATGGAAATGACAACGAGTTTAGTACTGAAACGAAAGCACATTATTATAACGTTGGAGGAAGCTTTACAAAAGGTGCCACTCGAATTGCTTTAAACTACGGAAGACAACGTGGTGGACTACTTTGTGTTGGTGGTGTTTGTAGAATTGTTCCAGAAAACACAGGATTAACTTTAAATTTAAGTACTGCTTTTTAA
- a CDS encoding TlpA disulfide reductase family protein, with protein MKHFLYLLVFTLSFNLTAQDTLPTSEIKTLDGETTTLKTIANDNDLIVVSLWATWCVPCKNELDAISEVYSDWQDETSVKLYAISVDDSRTVSRVKPLVNGKDWDFTVLLDTNNDLKRELGASTVPLTLLIKNGKIVYRHSGYTPGSEDDLYEEIKKHS; from the coding sequence ATGAAACACTTCCTTTACCTATTAGTCTTTACTTTAAGTTTTAACTTAACAGCTCAAGACACTTTACCTACTAGCGAAATTAAAACACTTGATGGAGAAACAACAACACTAAAAACTATTGCTAACGATAACGATTTAATTGTTGTCTCGCTATGGGCAACTTGGTGTGTCCCTTGTAAAAATGAATTAGACGCTATTAGCGAAGTCTATAGTGATTGGCAAGATGAAACTAGCGTTAAACTATATGCTATCTCTGTCGACGATTCTAGAACCGTTAGTAGAGTTAAACCATTAGTTAACGGAAAAGATTGGGACTTTACAGTACTTTTAGATACTAATAACGATTTAAAAAGAGAATTAGGTGCTTCTACTGTACCACTTACCTTATTGATTAAGAATGGAAAAATTGTCTACAGACACTCTGGCTACACACCAGGTTCTGAGGATGATTTATATGAAGAGATAAAAAAACATTCTTAA
- the gldC gene encoding gliding motility protein GldC gives MANITSEITLKVELDENRVPEKLNWTAQDGGIKNAEAKAMMLSVWDSAAQESLRIDLWTKDMPVDEMKVFFHQTLVAMSNTFNRATQDEKMTATMKDFCDYFAEKLELKK, from the coding sequence ATGGCTAATATAACCTCAGAAATAACGCTTAAAGTAGAACTGGACGAGAACAGAGTACCAGAAAAACTAAACTGGACAGCTCAAGATGGAGGCATCAAAAATGCAGAAGCTAAAGCTATGATGTTATCTGTTTGGGATAGTGCAGCACAAGAATCTTTACGTATTGATTTATGGACCAAGGACATGCCTGTAGATGAGATGAAAGTCTTTTTTCATCAAACCCTAGTAGCCATGAGTAATACGTTTAATAGAGCTACTCAAGACGAAAAAATGACTGCAACAATGAAAGATTTTTGCGACTATTTTGCCGAAAAATTAGAACTAAAAAAATAA